A genomic window from Meiothermus sp. CFH 77666 includes:
- a CDS encoding PIG-L family deacetylase, whose protein sequence is MLYLLLLLLVLGLVLWINAPGLAAWLYRLYYTPRVEALPIAPGFSAADRVLMLAPHPDDEVLCCAGTLQQARAAGATVFIAWLTSGDGFEWDAVLLRRTPDPGDKAMLELGQARMNEARTGARIMGIPGENLRFLGYPDQGLMRLFLDYYYYPFTAPHTGVDRVPYPGTLSPGALYTGENLERDLEKLLDETQPTAVLAPSPLDAHPDHRTTGDLALRLLGKRKELHKARFWIVHGGLEWPLPKGVHKDLPLEPPPRGRGLPWQRVVLTPEQMERKLEAARAHHSQIIIIGRFMEAFIRQNELLSPVPLPEPEAHPLR, encoded by the coding sequence ATGCTGTACCTGCTGCTCCTGTTGCTGGTACTCGGGCTGGTGTTGTGGATCAACGCCCCCGGTCTGGCCGCGTGGCTTTACCGCCTGTACTACACCCCCCGCGTGGAGGCCCTGCCCATAGCGCCCGGCTTTAGCGCTGCCGACCGTGTGCTGATGCTGGCCCCCCACCCCGATGATGAAGTGCTCTGCTGCGCAGGCACCCTCCAGCAGGCCAGGGCCGCCGGGGCCACGGTATTCATCGCCTGGCTCACCAGTGGTGACGGCTTCGAGTGGGATGCGGTGCTCCTCCGGCGCACCCCAGATCCGGGCGACAAGGCCATGCTCGAGCTCGGCCAGGCCCGCATGAACGAGGCACGCACCGGGGCTCGGATAATGGGGATTCCAGGCGAGAACCTGCGTTTTCTGGGCTATCCGGATCAGGGTCTGATGCGCCTCTTTCTGGACTACTACTACTATCCTTTCACCGCGCCCCACACCGGTGTAGACCGGGTTCCCTACCCCGGCACCCTGTCGCCCGGTGCCCTGTACACGGGCGAGAACCTCGAGCGAGACCTGGAAAAGCTCCTGGACGAGACCCAACCCACGGCGGTGCTGGCCCCCAGCCCGCTGGATGCCCACCCGGATCACCGTACCACCGGCGACCTGGCCCTGCGGCTGCTGGGCAAAAGAAAGGAGCTGCACAAGGCCCGCTTCTGGATTGTTCACGGAGGGCTGGAGTGGCCTCTGCCCAAGGGGGTACACAAGGATCTGCCGCTCGAGCCGCCCCCCAGGGGCCGCGGCCTGCCCTGGCAGCGGGTGGTACTGACCCCCGAGCAGATGGAGCGAAAGCTCGAGGCTGCCCGCGCCCACCACAGCCAGATCATCATTATCGGGCGTTTCATGGAAGCCTTTATCCGGCAAAACGAGCTGCTGAGCCCGGTGCCCCTTCCAGAGCCCGAGGCCCATCCCCTACGCTAG